From a region of the Pseudomonadaceae bacterium SI-3 genome:
- a CDS encoding MATE family efflux transporter translates to MSRLLTAWQHAPTHKRVWALAAPMILSNLSVPLVALVDSAVIGHLPHAHQLASVAVGGSLYSLLVWVMGFLRMGTTGFAAQAAGRQDGGALRQVLLQGLLLALGFALLLSLFAMPLKGYALQLMQPSAELDALTQAYFHTRLFGLPAALASMALIGWFLGTQNARAPLAILLTTNLINVALDLWFVIGLEWGVAGAARASVIAEWSGVLVGLALTRGALLRYAGRLDRQTLRLWASWRPLMSVNRDIFLRSLALQLVFFLVTVQGTRLGDATVAANALLLNGLMLTAHALDGLAHAVEALSGHAIGAQSRTELRRILTVAGGWSLLASLAFGLFFLLGGELFVSLQTDIPSVRETAAVYLPYLAALPLVAVWSYLLDGLFIGATRAREMRNAMLLAVLISLPLGWLLRGMGNHGLWLAFLAFMLLRGVCLGSIARRLQRQGQWFASTHAAAAVTATPQQP, encoded by the coding sequence ATGTCACGGTTATTGACCGCCTGGCAGCACGCCCCCACTCATAAACGGGTCTGGGCGCTGGCTGCGCCGATGATTCTGTCCAACCTCTCCGTGCCACTGGTGGCGTTGGTCGACAGCGCGGTGATCGGCCACCTGCCGCACGCGCATCAGCTCGCGTCGGTTGCGGTAGGCGGCAGCCTCTATAGCCTACTGGTCTGGGTGATGGGTTTTCTGCGCATGGGCACTACCGGCTTTGCTGCTCAGGCCGCCGGACGTCAGGACGGCGGCGCGCTGCGTCAGGTGCTGCTGCAGGGCTTGCTATTGGCGCTGGGCTTTGCGCTGCTGTTGAGCCTGTTTGCGATGCCGCTGAAAGGTTACGCGCTGCAGCTTATGCAGCCCTCTGCCGAACTCGACGCGCTCACCCAAGCCTATTTTCATACCCGCCTGTTCGGCCTGCCCGCCGCGCTGGCGAGCATGGCGCTGATTGGCTGGTTTCTCGGCACCCAGAATGCGCGCGCGCCATTGGCGATTCTGTTGACGACAAATCTGATCAACGTTGCGCTGGATCTATGGTTCGTCATCGGTCTGGAGTGGGGCGTGGCCGGCGCAGCCCGCGCCTCGGTCATTGCCGAATGGAGCGGTGTGCTGGTCGGCCTTGCGCTGACCCGAGGCGCGCTGTTGCGTTACGCCGGACGCCTGGACCGCCAGACGCTGCGCCTGTGGGCCAGTTGGCGCCCGCTGATGTCCGTCAACCGCGACATTTTTCTTCGCTCGCTGGCGCTGCAGCTGGTGTTCTTCCTGGTCACGGTCCAAGGGACGCGGCTGGGCGACGCCACGGTAGCGGCCAATGCCTTGCTGCTGAACGGTTTGATGCTAACGGCGCATGCACTCGACGGTCTCGCCCACGCGGTCGAAGCATTGAGCGGGCATGCGATCGGCGCCCAGAGCCGCACCGAGCTGCGCCGGATTCTGACTGTTGCCGGGGGCTGGTCATTGCTGGCGAGTTTAGCCTTCGGGCTGTTCTTCCTGCTGGGCGGTGAGCTGTTCGTCAGCCTGCAGACCGACATTCCTTCGGTGCGCGAAACCGCCGCCGTCTATTTGCCCTATCTCGCCGCGCTGCCCCTGGTCGCCGTCTGGAGCTATCTGCTGGACGGTTTGTTCATCGGCGCCACCCGTGCGCGGGAAATGCGAAACGCCATGCTGCTTGCCGTTCTGATTTCGCTACCATTGGGCTGGCTGTTACGCGGGATGGGCAATCACGGCTTGTGGCTGGCCTTTCTCGCCTTCATGCTCCTGCGCGGCGTCTGCTTAGGCAGCATCGCCAGGCGGCTGCAACGCCAGGGGCAATGGTTCGCCTCGACCCATGCGGCGGCAGCTGTCACCGCCACACCGCAGCAACCCTAA
- a CDS encoding DUF2214 domain-containing protein yields MAYAVAAYLHFVAIFLLFSLLVLEHQLFRLPLNFKRARSLFRVDLAFGIAAGFVLVTGAARAMRYGKGLDYYLNNSFFHAKVGLFVIVALLSIYPTVTFLKWRPALKAGQVPSISPTTGRWVKTVIRIELLALLLLPLLAALMARGLGVIPQ; encoded by the coding sequence ATGGCCTATGCCGTCGCCGCCTACCTGCACTTCGTGGCGATCTTCCTGCTCTTCTCCCTGCTGGTGCTCGAGCACCAGCTGTTCCGCCTGCCGCTGAATTTCAAACGCGCCCGCAGCCTGTTTCGCGTTGATCTGGCCTTCGGCATCGCCGCCGGGTTCGTCCTGGTCACCGGCGCAGCGCGCGCGATGCGCTATGGCAAGGGGCTGGACTATTACCTCAACAACAGCTTCTTCCACGCCAAGGTCGGGTTGTTCGTCATCGTTGCCCTGTTGTCGATCTATCCGACCGTGACCTTTCTGAAATGGCGTCCGGCGCTGAAGGCGGGCCAGGTCCCATCGATCAGTCCAACCACTGGGCGCTGGGTGAAGACAGTGATCCGCATCGAACTGCTCGCCCTGCTGCTGCTTCCTCTGCTGGCGGCACTGATGGCGCGAGGGCTTGGTGTAATTCCGCAGTAA
- a CDS encoding catalase, which yields MTDRLTVTPLPFDPAFEQVPDDEAETISGLIQAMREITETTFADSGHAVRSVHAKSHGLLQGEIEILPDLPPELAQGAFAKPGKMPVVMRYSTNPGDILDDKVSTPRGLAIKLIGVEGERLPNADDQVTQDFVMVNAPAFLAPTPKDFLKSVKLIAKTTDRAPRAKQALSAALRGAESLVEKAGGESATLKGMGGHPTTNLLGETYYSVVPLLYGRYFAKLSVLPVSPELTALTDQNVNLKDKPNGLREAINDHFAQHGGTWELRVQLATDIEKMPIEDASVVWPEDASPYVTVARINVQPQSAWSEARAAVVDDQMSFSPWHGLAAHRPLGGIMRSRKPAYEMSSEFRARHNGCPMHEPKTLDRLPS from the coding sequence ATGACCGATCGCCTGACCGTAACGCCCCTACCCTTCGATCCCGCTTTCGAGCAGGTGCCAGACGACGAAGCCGAGACCATCTCCGGCCTGATCCAGGCCATGCGCGAGATCACCGAGACGACCTTTGCCGACAGCGGCCATGCCGTTCGCAGCGTGCACGCCAAGAGCCACGGCCTGCTGCAGGGCGAAATCGAAATCCTGCCTGACCTGCCGCCAGAACTGGCCCAGGGGGCTTTTGCGAAGCCAGGGAAGATGCCGGTGGTGATGCGTTATTCGACCAATCCGGGCGACATCCTCGATGACAAGGTTTCCACTCCGCGCGGGCTGGCGATCAAGCTCATCGGCGTTGAAGGCGAACGCCTACCGAATGCGGACGACCAGGTCACCCAGGATTTCGTCATGGTCAACGCGCCGGCGTTCCTGGCGCCGACACCCAAGGACTTTCTCAAGTCGGTGAAGTTGATCGCCAAGACTACCGACCGAGCGCCCCGCGCCAAGCAGGCGCTATCGGCCGCATTGCGCGGTGCCGAGAGTCTGGTGGAAAAGGCCGGCGGCGAAAGTGCGACGCTCAAGGGCATGGGCGGTCATCCCACCACCAACCTGCTCGGGGAGACCTATTACAGCGTGGTTCCGCTGCTCTATGGCCGCTACTTCGCCAAGCTCTCGGTGTTGCCCGTTTCGCCGGAATTGACGGCGCTGACCGATCAGAACGTCAACCTCAAGGACAAGCCGAACGGGTTGCGCGAGGCGATAAACGACCATTTCGCTCAGCATGGCGGGACCTGGGAGCTACGTGTGCAGCTGGCCACCGACATCGAGAAGATGCCCATCGAGGACGCCAGCGTGGTCTGGCCGGAAGATGCCAGTCCTTACGTCACGGTTGCGCGGATCAACGTCCAGCCGCAATCGGCCTGGAGCGAAGCCCGCGCAGCGGTGGTGGATGACCAGATGTCCTTCAGCCCCTGGCATGGACTGGCGGCCCATCGACCGCTCGGCGGCATCATGCGCTCGCGCAAGCCGGCCTATGAGATGTCATCCGAGTTCCGCGCTCGTCACAACGGCTGCCCGATGCATGAGCCAAAAACACTGGACCGGCTACCGAGCTGA